The genomic segment TCGACAAATCCGGGCTGGCAATTCGCCAGTGATAACCACCATCCACTGTTTCAAATAAATAATTACTACCCAAATACAAAGTTTGCGGATTGTGGGGAGACATCACCAGTGGCGCCCGCCAGTTAAAACGGAATTGCTTTGGTAATCGGTTACCAGGAGCAGAATCTTCTTTAACATAATCGTTATAATTAATAATATTGGAAGGATTTGGGCGACTAAATTCAACCTGTCGTGTTTCCGCATTGTATCTTCGAAAGCTGCCGTTTTCAGCCTCGGTGTAGACTTGACGCCAATCGGTTGGATCCACCTGGACAAACATGCCGTCTCCCCAATGTAATTTCCACCACGAATCATTCAACACTCCACGGACATCTTTGCTGAAGTTAGGACCGCCCCAGGTGCCATTATCCTGGGTTCCTCCATAAACAAAATACGGATCTCGCATATCAACGCCGAGTGCGTAAAATTGACCCACCGGAATATGATCGAATAATTGGAATGTTTTACCATGATCATAGGTCAGGGTTAACCCTTTGTCCTTGGCCAGGTAATATCTATCTTTGTTGGATGGGTCCAGCCACATGCCATGATAATCGAGACCGCCTTCGAATTCGAGACCGCCGGGAACAAAAGTTTTGCCGCCATCTTCTGATAACCGGATTGTTGTGGTTAACACATACACTCTTTGATCATCCAATGGATTGATACGAATCTGGCTGTAATAAAAGGGCCGGTTATTGTAGCGATTCATGTATTGCCAGTTTTGCCCGCCATCCTCGGAGCGGTAAATTCCAGTACCAAGCAGTTTCATATTATAATAATCCGGATTGTCTTCCCTAGGCTGAAATCCGTGTTCGATAATTGCCATAAGAATTTTTGGATTCGACTGATAAATGTCAAGCCCAATGCGCCCTGTTTCTCCAGCAGGTAAGCCGTTAGTTAATTTGGCCCAGGTATCTCCGCCATCTGTTGTTTTGAAAATTCCGCCATTGGGGCCTCCGCTATCAAATCGATTGGGTTTGCGAAGCCGTTGATAAAATGCAACATACAGAGTATTGGGATTGCCCCGATCTATGACCAGGTCGATTGCACCTGTTTTACCATCATCGGGTAAGCCATTGGTTAATTTGTCCCAGCTCTTACCGCCGTTCGTGGTTTTGAACAAACCCCGGTCGCCGATATATCCCCATAAATAGCCAATCGCTGCAACATAAACAATATTTCTATGGGTTGGATGAACGACTACCCTGGCGATCTGATAAGTTTTTTTTAGTCCCATATGATGAAAGCTTTTTCCACCATCTGTGGATTTATAAATACCATCCCCCCAGGCTACACTGTTTCTATTGTTTGCTTCACCCGTTCCCACCCAGATGATGTTCGGATCATTCTGAAAAATGGCAATATCCCCGATCGATGCACTCCCGTAATCATCAAAAATCGGTTTCCATGTAGTTCCGGCATTGACGGATTTCCACACACCACCCGAGGCAGAAGCAGCCACAACATGGCTAAAATCGTTATCCAATGCTTCAACATCAACGAACCTTCCCGAAAAATTTCCCGGACCGATGTTACGCCATTTTATTTCTTTTAGGAGATCCCCATTATTTTGAGCAAATAATCCCTTTAGACAAAACAAAAGAATTAAAATGACGAATAAATTCACTTGTCTCAGTTTGACTATCATCCTATTCCTCTTATTTGTTTTAAGATTAATTATGTTACTCAACTTAGCCCCTTTAAATCTATCTTTTTGTTTACGCGTCCAATCAACTACCGAGTATTGTTTCACAAATACACTTCCGATCTACATTGGAAAGTCACTTAACATTCAAATCAGGATAGTCACACTCAACATGAAAGTTGATTTACTCCCAAATCTTCACTTCATAGATATTCTCCGAATCGGCGGCAGCTCGGAACATGCCTACCGAATTATAATCAAACACAATATTGCCAAGATTATCCACGGCAATAATGCCGCCATCATCAGGCTTTAGCGTTTGATGAACCACATTATGCGCTGCTTGTTCTAAACTCAAGCCTTTGTAAAACATTTGACTATGAATGTCATATGCAACCACATGACGGATAAATTCTTCACCTGTGCCAGTACATGAAACTGCACAGGTTTTGTTATTTGCATAATTTCCACAGCCAATTTGGGAGCTGTCACTAAGACGACCATATTTTTTGTTGGTCAATCCTCCTGTAGAGGTTGCAGCCGCCAGGTTGCCATTTTTATCCAATGCCACAGCGCCAACCGTCCCTTTTTCTTTTGTCTGCGAATCATCATCTACAGAATGATCCAGGCGAATCGAATCTCGTTCTTTTGCTTTCGTCCACTGGTCATAACGAAGTTGGGAATAAAAATAATCGTTATCACAAAATTCAACATTCATTTTTTGGGCAAACTGTTCAGCTCCCAAACCAACCAAAGCCACATGAACAGTCCTTTCCATAACCAAACGAGCAAGTTTGATGGGATTTTTTACTCCTCGAATCCCAGCCACAGCGCCGCATGATAGATCGGTACCATTCATAATTGAAGCATCCATCTCATGGTTGCCTTCATGATTGAAGACTGAACCTTTCCCGGCGTTGAATTTCAGATTGTCCTCTAAAGTTTTAACTGTGGCTTCAACGGCATCCAGGCTGGCGCCGCCTTTCTGTAAAATTACGAGACCCACTTTTAGCGCTTCCTCTAAGCCATCCAAATATTCCTGCTTAATTTTGTCAGCAAAATTTCTTGGGATAACACCAGCGCCGCCGTGCACAGCGAGAGCAAATTCTTTCATATTATAATTTGAGATATTATCATAAAAATAAATATTTAAAAGATACCTTTTGATAAATAATATCCTGGATATAATCAAGTAGTTTCAGAAGGGCATCATCGAAACGACAAATTTCGTTGAGTGTTTACACAATACAAATTGCTCCTATTACGTCAGCCGATTCACGTTTTTCTTAGACGTTGATCATTAAAGGACATATAGGTTGTAAATCATGATACGTATCTTTCTTCGATAATTTCCCTCAATAAGGCATCTTCTTTTGATAGGCACTATATTCATTTTCCATTCCACCAGCCTCAAACCTGGGCCACCTAAATACTGCCTATAAGCTCTATGGCATTTTTCATTGGGAGTACCATCTTTTGCAAAGTATGACCTTAATAATACGAAATGCGATTTTCCCCCTCGGATTTGTAAGCAATAAGAGAAAATCTGGAAAAATCCGTGCGTATCCGTTACTAAATTTTTTTCAGCCTCAGATGGGAATGACACGAAAGTACTGCTTTTATTCAGACTCTAATTATTGGGGGGTTTATTTGGAATCGGGATCCATAAACTTAGTATTCGGATGCTCTTGCTTCCACGTGCGCCAGCGAGTTTTAGTCGATTGGAATTCTGCAAGTTTGCGGTCTGCATATACCCCGCTGATACAGGTTAAACCGTCTTCTCCTGGCATGTGATACCATAAACTTTCGGTTTCATAATCATACAATACAAAAGTGAAGTCATACGTCCAGCCACTAGCACTTAGTGTAAGGACATTGTTACCACCGTCCGAATTCGATAATTCCCGGCTGTACACGGCAGCCAAATCGACCAGCGGTCAGTAAGCCACAGCCACGTGCACATCGCCAAATTTCTCATCGGCGACTTCGCTAGAACTCAGCCTTTGAATAGAATAAGCACGAGCATCCTCTTCCAAGCTGATCCCAAGAACTAGAAAAGTGCTGCCATCATCCGGATAACCAGGTTGACCAGGCCAAATCATTTGAGGGTCAAGAATTGGTGGGATCGCGTTCGGCCCCAGTCCAAACTGAAATTTGACGGGCTCGAAGCCATATTGACGCACTGCGTGACCTATTTCCCACTTTTTACCGGTTGCATCGACGATAAAGATCTCAGTTGTATCTGTCTGCACCGGGTCATCTGTGATTACTTCATCTTCCGGATTAGGATTTTGAAGATATTCTACGGTTGTTTCATCTTTACACGCACTCAGAAAGACGAGGAGAACAACAACGAAGAAACTGGAAATACTGGAAGACTTCACACCTGCTCCATAAACATTTATTCTGCACAAGTTATCTATTTTGTAAAATAACAGTTCAAGAACAAAGTTTATTCCCCTAATCAGAGGCAGGGTTTGTTAATGAATTCATCCCGTGGTTCTATGGGCGGTCCTGTCCTTCTTTACCTCATCTGTGCAATTGTGATTACGATGATTAAAAGTAAACCCGTATTGGTAAATCTGAATCATTGGAAAACGGGAAGGTTGTACGAACAACACTATCTGCCGCTTCATATCGGCCGTCCAATAGGGTGAAAATCAGTTCATGCCAGTGATTAAGTTCAGCAGACGGAAAAAAAACGGATATTCTCATAATCACAATTGCACCGATGAGATTAAGACTGCTGCTGCGAGCAATGCCTATGAGCTGATTATAGTTCTCTATTGTTTTTAATTAATGTGTTTAATTAAAATATAGCTATTGGAGCAGCACCTTCCTTATTTATTTTTACACAAATTTAACGACATTACTATCACAAATCTATTCATTGAATATTGTAAAGTTGGTTCCTAATAAACACAGGAAATTTATATTTAAATATCTCTGAAGAAACTATCCCATGAATTTAACATTCCCAAATTCCTTATTTTTTAGTTGAATTTCTTTATAAAAAGTGTGTAGATTATGCAACTCATCTGTAAATTATCTGGTTTTCTGCCTGAGATTGTTTCTAAATGATAAATGAAATCTTGGTGGTGTTTTTTGTTGGCGGAGTTATTGGGCTTGATTCAACAGCTGCTTGGCAGGTTTTAATATCACATCCAATTATAGCCTGCACACTAATCGGAACAATTTTCGGAGATCCTCAGCTTGGTTTATTTTTTGGAATTATTTTTGAGTTAATCTGGCTTTACGATGTTCCCACCGGCGGGGCAAAATACCCGGAAGGAAACATCGGCTCATTCGTCGGTCTGATGATTGCTCTTTCAATTAAGAATAATTCAAACTTCTCGGAGTCCTGGATTATTCTACTGACATCTGTCTTTGCAATAATCATTGCTTATATTTTTGGCTCTGCCATCGTAAGATTGCGCCAGTTTAACAAGCGCTTAATTGAAAAGGCTGATCAGTTTGCCGAAACCGGCGATGTTAATGGCGTTGAAAGGATTCATCTGATTGCTTTTGTTTTGGCATATTTTCACAGTGCGGTACTTAGTTTAGTATTTTATTTAAGTGGATTATTTATTGTGAATCAACTTTTAATGCAGTTACCGGGTGAAGCCCCGTTGACAAAGCAACAAATTCAACTGGTCTTCTTAGCAATGGGATCCGTTATCATTTTCCAGTTATTTTTTGAACGAAAGAACATGCGATACCTGGTAATAGCCATTTTTGCCGGAATTCTCTTAACTATCATATTTTAAATGCGATCACTCAGGAAAATAGATTTAATTAGAATATTGTTTCGAAGTTTTTATATCCAGGCATCCTGGAATTATCAAAGGCTTATCGCATTGGGATTTTGCTATTGTTTGATACCATCTATTAAAAAACTATATTCTGATAAAGAAGGTAGAAGCGAATGCTTGAAACGGCATTTGCAATTTTTTAATGCACATCCTTATTTTGCCTCTTTTGCATTAGGCGCCGTAGCTCGCCTGGAGGAGAAAAAAATATTTGAAAAATGGGAATCTGATAAACCTATCATAGTTTTTAAAGATCGCCTTTGTGGGCCGTTAGGTGCTGTTGGCGATAAATTATTTTGGCAAACGATTAAACCCCTAACTGCTTTACTGAGCGTGTTTACAAGCTTACTCTTGGGCTTTTTAGGACCTATTGTGCTGTTTGTCTCTTATAATATTCCGCATTTATATATGCGTTATTACGGCATAATTCGAGGCTACGAAATGGATTTCGATATAGTACGTGAATTATCAAAAAGAAAATATGAAAAACAATACCAAATTTTGCGTTCCATAGGATTTGTACTTCTTGGATTGTTCATCGGCTATATTATTGTTTTCACCGGAGAAACATTCGACTGGTCTATGGTCGCTTTTCTATTTTTAGTAGTTTCAATTACATGGTATTTCGTAAAAGCCAGAAAACCAATTAGTTGGCCTATTTTTTTAAACCTTGCTTTACTAATGGTCTTTAATATCTTTGTACCTTAATAAGTTAAGAAAAATAAT from the candidate division KSB1 bacterium genome contains:
- a CDS encoding isoaspartyl peptidase/L-asparaginase, yielding MKEFALAVHGGAGVIPRNFADKIKQEYLDGLEEALKVGLVILQKGGASLDAVEATVKTLEDNLKFNAGKGSVFNHEGNHEMDASIMNGTDLSCGAVAGIRGVKNPIKLARLVMERTVHVALVGLGAEQFAQKMNVEFCDNDYFYSQLRYDQWTKAKERDSIRLDHSVDDDSQTKEKGTVGAVALDKNGNLAAATSTGGLTNKKYGRLSDSSQIGCGNYANNKTCAVSCTGTGEEFIRHVVAYDIHSQMFYKGLSLEQAAHNVVHQTLKPDDGGIIAVDNLGNIVFDYNSVGMFRAAADSENIYEVKIWE
- a CDS encoding DUF3179 domain-containing protein; this translates as MAAVYSRELSNSDGGNNVLTLSASGWTYDFTFVLYDYETESLWYHMPGEDGLTCISGVYADRKLAEFQSTKTRWRTWKQEHPNTKFMDPDSK
- a CDS encoding DUF3179 domain-containing protein, whose product is MKSSSISSFFVVVLLVFLSACKDETTVEYLQNPNPEDEVITDDPVQTDTTEIFIVDATGKKWEIGHAVRQYGFEPVKFQFGLGPNAIPPILDPQMIWPGQPGYPDDGSTFLVLGISLEEDARAYSIQRLSSSEVADEKFGDVHVAVAY
- a CDS encoding PTS sugar transporter subunit IIC, whose amino-acid sequence is MINEILVVFFVGGVIGLDSTAAWQVLISHPIIACTLIGTIFGDPQLGLFFGIIFELIWLYDVPTGGAKYPEGNIGSFVGLMIALSIKNNSNFSESWIILLTSVFAIIIAYIFGSAIVRLRQFNKRLIEKADQFAETGDVNGVERIHLIAFVLAYFHSAVLSLVFYLSGLFIVNQLLMQLPGEAPLTKQQIQLVFLAMGSVIIFQLFFERKNMRYLVIAIFAGILLTIIF
- a CDS encoding PTS system mannose/fructose/sorbose family transporter subunit IID; the encoded protein is MRSLRKIDLIRILFRSFYIQASWNYQRLIALGFCYCLIPSIKKLYSDKEGRSECLKRHLQFFNAHPYFASFALGAVARLEEKKIFEKWESDKPIIVFKDRLCGPLGAVGDKLFWQTIKPLTALLSVFTSLLLGFLGPIVLFVSYNIPHLYMRYYGIIRGYEMDFDIVRELSKRKYEKQYQILRSIGFVLLGLFIGYIIVFTGETFDWSMVAFLFLVVSITWYFVKARKPISWPIFLNLALLMVFNIFVP